In Tachysurus fulvidraco isolate hzauxx_2018 chromosome 1, HZAU_PFXX_2.0, whole genome shotgun sequence, a single window of DNA contains:
- the nom1 gene encoding nucleolar MIF4G domain-containing protein 1 codes for MKPKFKRKGGGKGKQSKDNLHKFMISVHNFVQREGGDDEDESRVYVDTFSNRKSRKEMRKEKRKLKKRKKKGKQPAEEKKQSVSVEAAPQKPPPNPAGAELRDGEKKPKRKVRFETTAPQPEKKAKLQAMRKKALIEANEVEDREIKKLEKRLGLHKRKNKKSLPQSFVSDGLDYILGILEPGGSGFYASDEEEESEKAKRGLEKLEEISEDEESEHTGDEVEEDEGGNEEDGEEEEAVVEGGEEEEVEEEEEEVEEEEEEVEEEEDEEVEEEEEEVEEEEDEEVEEESEEVSEEEDEQDDEENSQSKSSHSEAAGKYVPPQLREADDSKRKAELERLKRNLKGLMNRLSEPNLGSISGQVEEMYMSNSRKDMNDVLTEVLMAACVTPALMPDRLLMEHMLLVSVLHHTVGLEVGAHFLEAVVRRFDETQRDSSIVGKESSNLASMMAHMYNFQVVHSLLLFDVLKRLLASFMPQDVELMLLLLRNVGFSLRKDDPLGLKELISEAQRKASTEGPKFNDQTRVRFMMETMLALKNNDMRKIPGYDPEPVERLRKLQRSLIQNRASGTDVKLRVSLENLLEAQRVGRWWIVGSSWSGAPMITEEKPTEQPVKGEQFSAKVLELARKQRMNTDVRRNIFCIIMTSEDYLDAFEKLLRLGLKGQQERDIVHVLIDCCLQEKTFNGFYAVLAEKFCEHDRHFQMTFQFCLWDKFKDLANLSSSSFANLVQMVTHLLTKNSLSLSILKAIEFGELDKPKVKFLRQILSRLFQQTQEEDLVQIFSRISGVPKLGMLREGLKLFIKHFLLRRTQAEGTPLTTRAEVAIKAMEAHDTKLML; via the exons ATGAAACCGAAATTCAAGCGAAAAGGAGGCGGAAAAGGGAAACAGTCCAAAGATAATCTTCACAAATTCATGATTTCTGTGCACAACTTTGTGcaaagagaaggaggagacgATGAAGACGAGTCACGCGTCTACGTGGATACCTTCTCTAACAGGAAAAGCCGTAAAGAAATGCGTAAAGAGAAGCGAAAGttaaagaagaggaaaaagaaaggaaagcaGCCTGCGGAGGAGAAGAAACAGAGTGTCAGTGTGGAAGCTGCTCCACAAAAACCTCCACCAAACCCTGCTGGTGCTGAGCTCAGGGACGGAGAGAAGAAACCGAAAAGAAAAGTGCGTTTCGAGACAACAGCGCCGCAGCCTGAGAAGAAAGCTAAACTGCAGGCGATGAGGAAGAAAGCGCTGATAGAAGCCAATGAGGTGGAGGATAGAGAGATCAAGAAGCTGGAGAAACGTCTGGGGCTCCATAAGAGGAAGAACAAGAAGAGCCTTCCGCAGTCGTTCGTCAGTGACGGCCTCGATTACATTCTGGGCATCCTGGAGCCTGGAGGATCTGGTTTTTACGCCagtgatgaggaagaggagtcAGAGAAAGCCAAGAGAGGGCTGGAGAAGTTAGAGGAGATCAGTGAGGATGAGGAGTCCGAACACACCGGTGATGAGGTGGAAGAAGATGAGGGTGGAAATGAAGAGGatggggaggaggaggaagcagtagtagaaggaggagaggaggaagaagtagaagaagaggaggaagaagtagaagaagaggaggaagaagtagaagaagaggaagatgaagaagtagaagaagaggaggaagaagtagaagaagaggaagatgaagaagtagaagaagagagTGAAGAAGTGTCAGAAGAAGAGGATGAGcaagatgatgaagaaaattCCCAAAGTAAATCATCT CACAGTGAAGCAGCAGGTAAATATGTCCCTCCTCAACTCCGTGAAGCAGACGACAGCAAGCGTAAAGCTGAGCTGGAGCGACTGAAGCGCAACCTGAAAGGTTTGATGAACAG GTTGAGTGAACCCAACCTGGGCTCCATCAGTGGGCAGGTGGAGGAGATGTACATGAGCAACAGCAGGAAGGACATGAACGACGTGCTGACTGAAGTCCTGATGGCCGCCTGTGTCACGCCGGCACTGATGCCCGACAG gCTGCTGATGGAGCACATGTTGTTAGTCAGTGTCCTGCATCACACTGTTGGACTGGAG gtCGGTGCTCATTTCCTGGAGGCGGTTGTGCGGCGCTTTGATGAGACCCAGCGTGACAGCTCCATCGTAGGTAAGGAGTCCTCCAATCTGGCTTCCATGATGGCGCACATGTACAACTTCCAGGTGGTGCACTCGCTACTGCTGTTTGATGTGCTGAAGCGGCTGCTAGCGTCCTTCATGCCACAGGACGTGGAGctcatgctgctgctgctgaggaaCGTGGGCTTTTCCCTGAGGAAGGATGACCCTCTGGGCCTGAAGGAGTTGATATCCGAAGCCCAACGCAAAGCCAGCACGGAAGGACCGAAATTCAACGACCAGACCAGA GTACGGTTTATGATGGAGACCATGCTGGCGCTGAAGAACAATGACATGCGGAAAATACCAGGTTACGACCCTGAGCCTGTGGAGAGACTGAGGAAGCTGCAGCGCTCTCTG aTCCAGAACCGGGCGAGTGGCACTGATGTGAAGCTCAGGGTTTCTTTGGAGAATCTTCTGGAAGCACAGCGCGTCGGTCGCTGGTGGATCGTCGGCTCGTCCTGGAGTGGAGCTCCCATGATTACTGAGGAGAAACCGACAGAGCAGCCTGTTAAAGGGGAACAG TTCAGTGCCAAAGTACTGGAGCTGGCCCGCAAACAGCGCATGAACACGGATGTCAGGAGGAACATCTTCTGCATCATTATGACCAGTGAGGATTACCTGGACGCCTTTGAGAAGCTTCTCAG ACTGGGTCTGAAAGGGCAGCAAGAGCGTGATATCGTACATGTTTTAATCGACTGCTGTCTGCAGGAGAAAACCTTCAACGGCTTCTATGCCGTTTTAGCAGAGAAGTTTTGTGAACATGACAGACACTTCCAG atGACTTTCCAGTTCTGTCTATGGGATAAATTTAAAGATCTAGCAAACCTTTCGAGCAGTTCCTTCGCAAACCTCGTCCAGATGGTCACACATCTCTTAACCAAGAATTCCCTCTCACTTTCTATCCTCAAG GCCATAGAGTTTGGAGAACTTGATAAACCCAAGGTCAAATTTTTGAGACAGATCCTCTCCAGACTCTTCCAGCAGACTCAAGAGGAGGATCTGGTTCAGATTTTCAGCCG